In Gammaproteobacteria bacterium, the DNA window TCATCTAAATGAGTCCGTAATTTTGCCGCCGAACGTCTCACCTCGTCCAACATTTCAACATCTGATGAATTATCGGGAAGTGTCGGTAACCATACAAGCAAAGCCACTTGCTTACGTTCGACCTGACTTAAATTCACAAGGAAATCCATCACTGCCGCATCCATGCGAAACTTAGCAACCGAACGCCTCGTGCGATACTCCTGCACTAATGTTATTTGCCCCCTGTTATTTATTAGATCAATGAGTTTCGGCACATATTCAGCCAACGGTGTTTGACTCATTGATATTAATGCTTGTGACTCATTTTGAAGGGCTAAGCATGCTTTGGGTGACTCTGCTACCTTTAAAATTTGTGATGATGGCTCATCTCCCAAAGGCAACACAACCGTTTTACGGTTATCATCTGGCGTACCAAGATACAGCACATAATCTGAATGGCTTCCAGGTTCTGTTACTAGCAACTCGCTTTGAGCCAAGCCTTGTGGCAAGGCATTGATATCACGCGTTGCAATCAGCAGTACACGACGTCGCAATAAACCATAATACCCAAACTGTGCTAAACCACGAGCCACCATTAATCCCAGCCGTGCTGCCCATCGCCCAGGACGATGTAAACACAACCCCGCCACTGCAAAATGAGGTGAAGACAGTGGCACTACAACACGGGAATTCGTTTCAGGTAATAAAGCATATTCGCGTATCGATGAAAAAACCTGCAAATTCGAGCGAAGTTGAGCAATTTCAGCACCACTGCCCCAAGCACA includes these proteins:
- a CDS encoding aminoglycoside phosphotransferase family protein — encoded protein: MRTNLPLSLLDYRFGWRWLLPVAGGDKVISAGLNADEQEWWMQASSFTLIPSEDETADGWLVALDSIDLDSINAHIYATKPSWLCAWGSGAEIAQLRSNLQVFSSIREYALLPETNSRVVVPLSSPHFAVAGLCLHRPGRWAARLGLMVARGLAQFGYYGLLRRRVLLIATRDINALPQGLAQSELLVTEPGSHSDYVLYLGTPDDNRKTVVLPLGDEPSSQILKVAESPKACLALQNESQALISMSQTPLAEYVPKLIDLINNRGQITLVQEYRTRRSVAKFRMDAAVMDFLVNLSQVERKQVALLVWLPTLPDNSSDVEMLDEVRRSAAKLRTHLDELAKNGAKVWLHRCHGDFAPWNCSWSDKGLFVFDWEESVGESLALDDAFYFVLSPFIHVNSKVNVKKALEAVLCFASKVMIKQGFDAENIKLYLAIWLLNRLLQGSIYGELVVCLEKKW